The following nucleotide sequence is from Phaenicophaeus curvirostris isolate KB17595 chromosome 12, BPBGC_Pcur_1.0, whole genome shotgun sequence.
AGAGATGCTGGTACTGACCAACGTAGTTCTGGCATTATTCGTCTTCACACAATAAAACAGATAATCGATAGAGTAAGTCTTTTATTGTCACAGTACTTTAGCACAAAAAGAGTAAAACTGGTATCATCAAGTAAAGTGATGGGTGTTGTAAATTTAGAATAATAAATAAGGAGTTTGTTTGCTTTAGAAGTAACTTTCTCATCTTTCTATTGGTGAATTAAAAACCACcatcccttttcttctccataatAATAAGTGCAGCAATTCTAGGCTTCGTTCCAGGGTGTGTTGTCCTCTCTCCATTAAGGCTGTTTTAAGCTCTTTCCTAATTCACTCAAAGCCATGGTGTGACATTACAGCTAGGAGTTGTTACTTCATTTATGGAGTCCTTGGTCTTCCCCTACCCAAATTACAAATTAATAAGTTGACATCCTTTTTTTGTGCAAGGACTAGAGGAAGGGATCCTTCAATCTCGCTTCCTTAATATCCTTAAAACATCTGATATTAGGTCATGATAGAAGGGGCTCTCTACTGCTcaccttcttttttcctttaaaacctCCTTACTTTGAGGAGGCTTTTCTTAATTATTAAAAAGTTCAGTTATGTAGTCAGTCCTATAGTTCAGTATGTTTATGCATATGAAACATGGTATTGGAACTGGTTTGGTTTCTGTCATTCTATTGTTCAAAtaggaaaagaatttaaatCAATACTTGAAACAATGAATTCGGTAAATGTAATACCAAACAAATTTGTGGAGAATGTTTAAAAACCAGATTGCATAAGTGATTCATTTTCTTGCCTCTGTCCTTTTTATCACAACAGGACAAACATGCTCTGTTAGATGTCACTCCTAATGCAGTGGACCGTCTGAATTATGCCCAGTGGTATCCTATTGTAGTGTTCCTAAACCCTGACTCTAAGCAGGGTGTGAAGACCATGAGAATGAGGTTGTGCCCAGAGTCACGAAAAAGTGCCAGGAAGCTGTACGAAAGAGCTCACAAGCTACGCAAAAATAATCACCATCTCTTTACAAGTAAGTAACCTGGCAAATCAATCAGATGCATCTGAGAGGGTGGTGGGATGAGTGTAACTGCCAGACTCTTCTGTATGTGGACTAACTCAACCAATTGTTGCCTGGTTCAGGCCAATTCAAAACCAAATAGTTCATTTCTCGTGTGCATCATTTGCATGTGACTGCACAAACATAAAGCAATTTGAAACATAAGATGACATTACTAATAGATCTGATGGCTTTGTGGGATCATTAGCCAAAATCAAACATTTGAATAAATAGgaagataatttaatttttttgtgtgggTGGCTAAATGGAAGCCTTACTTCAGTTGAAGCTGCTGTTAACTCAGTATTTGCTGTGGGATAAAATTTCCGAAACCACATCAGGCCTTAAGGTTGCTTTGAATACTAACATTTACTTCCCTATTTAAGTCTAATGTCTTTAACCTACCAGTTTGTTGTTTCTGTTACTGCTGGTACAGATCTTTCTTATAGCTTTGCAGAAATTCTAACTAACCTACTGTACTTCCAGCTACCATTAACTTGAATTCAATGAATGATGGATGGTATGGAGCTCTAAAGGAGGCAATTCAGCAGCAACAGAACCAACTAGTGTGGGTTTCAGAAGGAAAGGTAAGAAAATGTTTGGGGAGAAATGATGGAACAgtgtttgagggttttttttgttcactcATTCTGATTGGTATAACAGATTTGGGCAGATACTTGTGGAAttaagtgttttccttttttcctcctcattttatCTATCATTTGAAGATCTAAAGCAGTAATGCCTCATGGCTGTCTTAACTGCTCAAAACTGATTTATGCGGTTATTCCATTAATGAGAGCTGTACAGTTTTCCTTGTGCATGTAATGGCGTAGTAAGAAAGAGCATTTGCCCATTGACACTGTGAACTGGAGGATATAGTattgctttgaagactttgtgGTGATTGGATGCTTTTTCATGAAAACTTCTGGGTGTTTTGATGCATTGGTACTAGAGACTGGAATTGCATGTTGccagattatttttctgctgataTAAAAGGGGCATATCGATGTTCTTTCTGACCTTCGAGAACTGCGTTCTCTCAGTTCTTGCCTTCTCAAGCTGCTTGATATGCTACATACAGTTAGTAAGTCCTCTTGAAGAACCGATACCAAGAAAAGTGCCAACTAGAAGTAGGCAATGGATCGGCTATTGCTGTGTATTTCTTTGGTATTTGGATTGCTTGTTTCTGTTCAGATTGAGCTCCTTTCACCTCCTTACATCTACCATCAAGTTAATGATTCCAGTATCATGATACCACTTTACACTGCAGCCTTGTGTCTTTCTAGACACTTTGATTTTCCTGGACACTGAGCTCTCTCCTCCCTTACACTTGACAGTCATGTGACCCCTTAGTAAAATTATTCAGAGAGCTCTAGACTGCAGAAAAGGTGTCAGCTGTAAGCTTGGAGTCTTCAACAATTAAAACCTGATTTCTCCTTCTGTGTTGTACTCAGAATTGTTGAATTCTCATACTGTTGCTGTGCTACTGAATTTGGAATATAGCTAACTCCTTTAACTAAAAGGCTTTCTGTTGTGGTTCAGAACAAGATACGTACGTTCTATTTGTTTGCTTCttaaattcacaaaaaaaaacttCCTAGCAGCAGCATTCCTTAAAAGGTtgcaactagatgatctttaaggcctcttccaatccaaacaattctgtgattctatttcaATAAATGTGTACTCTAATTTTGTTTGACACAGGCAGATGGTGCTACAAGTGATGACCTTGATTTACACGATGACCGCCTTTCTTACCTCTCTGCTCCTGGTAGTGAATATTCTATGTACAGCACAGACAGCAGACACACATCTGACTATGAAGACACGGATACAGAAGGAGGTGCCTATACGGATCAAGAACTGGATGAAACTCTGAACGACGAGGTTGGGACTCCTCCTGAATCTGCTATTACACGTTCTTCTGAACCTGTTAGAGAGGATTCTTCTGGAATGCATCATGAAACTCAAACTTATCCTACTTATGCATCTCAAGCTCAGCCACAGCCAAATCTCAGAATAGATTCTTCAGGATTTAAAACTACTACTTCCCAGCCGGTAAGAAAGTACATTTCATATGCTGACCCCTATACATTGACTTTAGGTTGCAAGTTCTCTTGAACAAGAAATCTGTTCATAGGCTGCTTACCAGTGTTGTGAGTGTATGCAAAAGTGTCAAGAGCAAGAGCATGTTATGATGAATTGGAGAATCAGATTGCCGTACTGGTTTTAGTGACTTATTCTGACAGGAGGGGAATTGAAGTACCATTCTACTTTCATTAgatgttttgcctttttaatcTTCAAGATAATGTATTTCTGGAAGTGCTAATGCATGATACTTGCAGTACATTTCATTCTACATCTAGCTGCATTGATCGAAGCATCATTTAAGTTATTTTGATATAAATCAAAAAGTCATGCAGTGATTCAATAGCggtatatttaaattattttaaacacttcacagaaagcagaagcCTCACCTGCAGTCCCTTACCTTTCCCCGTCGCCTGAATCAAACCCTGCAACCTCATCAGCCTCTGCAGTAAATGCTAATGTAAACCTAACTAATGTCAGACTGGAGGAGCCTACCGCTGCTCCTTACAACTCTTACCAGCCACAAGCGGGCCCCTTAAGAACATCAAGTACTGAGGGAGCTCATATGGTCCTAAGGGATCGAGAACCATCACCCTTATCGCCGCATATAGATCCAGCAAAGGTACCTGTGCCACACTTGCGCTGATTTCCTGCTATACATCGAGCTAGCACATGATCTTTTTGGTTTGCCCTTATTTGAAGAattccttctgattttttttttttctgtaataaatcaTGCAGGTTACAAAGCAGTGCATCTGAATTGCTAAGCATCATCTAATGTTTTGTGTGCATGGCTTCAAACTACATACTTTTCACTTGTCAAAAAGATGACATTAAAGAGGACTGCattctgtattttgattttactGTACGCGTGACTTCTTTAGCTTGTCAATGTTGTGCTCTTTATTAATGAGTCCTTGAAAAAACCcgttttttcctgaaatgacAATAGCTCtttgtacattttttaaatcattccAGTTCATTAATTATGAAGATGAATCCAGTTTGTTGGGTGACCTTATATGTCCCCAGCAATGCTAGAACTAACTTAAATACGTAAATTGATTTACTTCCACTCTTCTTACCCTCTGCAAAAAAGCCTGTGTGCCTCCTGCCCAACACCAAACCCCAAAGATGAGAGACTAACTTTCTTTCCCTGTTAATCTGCTTATGTGTTTTTGCTTAAAACTAGGACTAGAAGGGATCTCTTGAATCACAAGTTCAGCTTCCTGTGATTGCAAACAACTGCATCAAATGATTCAGcttcaacaaaataaagcaaatatttaaaccCAAAGCTTATTTAAAACATTGCATTTCAAATGTGGTTGCAGTTACTCTTCGGTTTAACTGATAACTATGCCCCTCTCTAACAGGTATTCCGAAAGGATCCATACATCAATGAAGAAGCATCCAGACAAACCTATGTCTTAAAACAGGGAGCAATTAATCACCCAGTTCAGAGACAGGAAAGGGACCCAAATCTGATCTATGAATCACAGGCTCAGTATGCAGAAAAACAACCGAGTCGGGACTATGAACAGTCAGCTTATAGGTATGACTCTACAAACTATGTAGATCAATTTTCTCGTGGTTACGACCCTCGCCTACATTATGATGACCGTGTGCCTCCCTATGAGGAGCACTGGGCATATTATGATGAAAAACAGCCCTACAACCAAACAAGAACAGCTTATGAAAACCAGCCTCCTAGGGATCTTGATTCCAGACAAAATATTGAAGAGAGCACAGAACGCAGCTATTATCCAGCACAACCTCGTTTTGAGGAACCCCCTCCAATGAGCTATGATAGCAGACCTCGCTATGAGCATGCGCCCAAGAACTTCAGCTTACCACAAGTGCGATATGAAGATCAACATACTGTTGGGTATGATGCGCATGGTAGATACAAACAAGAAACTCAGCCATACCAGTCAGCCATATCTCGATCTCCTGAACCGAAGCAGTACTTCGACCCACATATAAGGGGCTATGAACAAGGTCCCCCTCAAGCTTATAATGCTAAACCTGGACAATATGAGCCCTCTCATAGTACTTCAAgtgtttctcttcctcctcccccttcatcACAAACCAAACCGGAAGTTTTGCCTTCTAATAGTAAACCACTGCCTACACCACCATCTCtagcagaggaagaagaagatcCAGCCATGAAACCACAGTCTGTGCGAAGTAGGGTTAAGATATTTGAAAGGAGGAGGTCACCGTCTTTGGAAAAAATTAAGGACCCAAGTGATACACCAAGTGTCAAGGTAAgtgatttatgtttttttaattcctgcttTTTGCTAATGAGACCAAATTGCAAGAAGTAAAATACTGTCTTGTAAAGAAAGCTTTGGAGCTTGTGGAATTGTCTCTTGACAACTTAACTGTGGTATGTTTATAAGTAGAAGCTGAAAACTTCTGTGGAAGCGCTGAAGGGGATCTTGCATGCTGAAAACTCTTCCAATTCATATTTCACTACTATTTCTTTCTGGTTTGCCTTTTGGGGAAAGGGGCATGCAGTTTTTGTGTAAAAAAACCTAACTGTTCTATCTTTCTAAATGTTAGAACCTTAAGACAAtgtgctgtgcttttctttacAGCCTCCAGAACTAGCACCTAAGCCTGTACTCACATCTGTGGGTGGCCCAAAACCAACTTCTCAAAGCCAGTATGAACACGACAAAACAAGTTACAGGTAGATGCACAACTGATTgattatgttttgttttcaatatgAGATTAGAATattcagaaaacacattttagagTTTCAAACTGTAAACTGCAGAGTGGAGATTCAGAGTTTATCAGTGTGATTTCTGTTGCGGTAGTAAGGCATAACATCAGTTCTCATGGATGTGTTATCTGGGAAGTGAGGGGAGGACGTGGTAtgctttttttggctttttgaaGAAACTCAGTCGATGTGTCCAtcttactatttttttctatatttaattgaaataattcaaaagtaaaacagaagaaaaggtaAGGTGAAAGGGAAATAAGGATTTTCTTCATGCTATGTCACAGCTCTCTAACTGCCATGCAgcataagttaaaaaaaaaaaaaaggcaaggcatTAATTTGTAAGAATTTCATTTTGGTTGTGTTATTACTAGCTAGGTTGTGAGAGTTTTAATTCAGGTACTAAAGCTTGTTCAACTGTATTTTATTGTTCTTGGTTAGGGCTCCAGAACCACAGAGACCTCAAGTCAAGCCGCCTGAAGATATCGTGCGTTCAAATCATTATGATcctgaagaagatgaagagtACTACCGAAAGCAGCTCTCCTACTTTGATCGCAGGAGTTTTGAAAATAAGCCATCTGCGCAGGTTCCTGCCAGCCATCATTCTGAGCCCACTAAACCAATACACTCACAGAATCAGCTGAATTTCACCAATTATTCTAAGTAAGTTTGAGgggatttttggtttttaattggAAAGAGGAGGGCGGCAAATAGGACTAAAATATAAACTCTGCCTCGTCAATGAAATCCCAGGGATTCATGGTATCTAATTGAAATTGTTGGATTTGTGAAGTCACCTTCTCTGTTTAGTTGTAGCTTTAGGTTGAAAACTAATAATGATTGAACTTCTAATTTTGATAAACTAAATGACTAATTTCTGTAGTTTTCAGGACCTTCAACATGTTACTACCTTCAGGTACCATTTACTAACAGAAcataatgaaatatttccttagGCTAACTAACACTGAGTGCTGAAAAGGCTTTCAAAGCAAAGGATTCTGTTTGTTCCGGTTCTGCATGCATTTATTCTGGAGACAGGCTTCTACGCATTCTTCGTGTTTGACATTAGGAAACTGAGTCTTAAGGGAATATTGCTGAGGTCAGAATTTAATCTGTTGATGGAAACATCTGTTTCCTGTATTGTTCTGCTTCCTTGGTTTGGAACATTTTGATACAGAAATTGTGTGAAAGCTCATACACAGATTTAGGTCAGGTAAAGAACTGGTTGTCTTGGTAGAGACTTATGCAAACTTTGTGAATACTCTCCACAGTTTACCTAAATTTGCAAGATTTGTTTTGATTCAAATGATAACAACTAACATTAATGGAAGTAAGCAGAAAGAGGTAAATGGAAACACTACTCAGCTGGTCAGTACTGACTGTAGAAGCTTGCTGCAATGTAATTGCTTGGGGAACGCAAAAGGATTGCTGTCTTGAGAATGCGTTTATATTTAGGACTCTTGTTTCACCAGCTTCCAGTTCGTCCCCTGTTAGTTGCTTgttattaatctttttttccagtgaatttATATGGTAATTAATACTCACTTTGGGAAGCCATGATTTCAGGTGGGCAGTTCTGTAAGAAAGCAGCTACTACCCACCTGGAATAAAGACAGCAGTGAGCATGCAGGATTGACTTCTCTTGTGGGATGAAGGGCTTCGTATAAAATCAGCAGGAATATACAGCAGATCTGCAGTGATCTTTCTGTAGCACTGACTTGAGAGGTAGTAGCACAGGTGCTGTATTAGCTCACTGAGCATCACATTCACGTGGTCACCAAGCAGGCTTTCAAAAGTTGATCGGCCCTTTTGTTAGTTTTACAACAGACTCCTCTAAGCAGTAAGAGTGGTACCATTTAAAATTGTTGCCTgtttcatatatatatgtgtgtacatatatgtatatggtGCTATAAAAACACTTGCTATGGATATACCCTCAGAATGTGATCTGCAATACAAAAACCATTGTTTTCCTGTATATGTTAAGACTGAAGAGGTTAACACAAATGGGACCTTAAGTGAGAGATGATTAGAATATGGGATTTATATTTTGTTCCCTTGTTTTAATGTACTGAATAACTTTGTTTATACAGGTTGTAACAAATGGTTTAGAGTAATCTCATTCTCAGTATTTGCCAGTTTGAGGGCTTGACCACCTCTTAATGCACTGACAAAATCTCGTATTAAATGTAGGAGGTGATCACTGTGCGTATGCATATGGTAAAGGCCCTATTGGAAACGTCACTGTTGAAATTAGTGTCTCTTTGTTTAAACAGTCTTGTCATATGAGAACTGCTAGGACTAACATAAAAAAGTGTGAAGAAATAATATGCTCAAGATAGaatgacttttttctttcattcttctgttgctgtttgctttgctaTCACCTAGATTTCTTGGCTCTTACACTAGCTATGACTACTTGAAAAGGAACATCAAGTGGTAAGACTGTTGTTGATGTGAGGATGTTTTCAGGTGTCCTCTCACTGTTACATTTCATCACAGGCATTATGTGcacttaaaattttaagcaTGCAAATTCTGAAAGCAAGTGCAATATATTGTAGTTCAAAATTGCAggctgatttaaaataaaaaagttccTGAACTGAAATTTTGGAGAACTATTTTCAAAACGTTATTCTTAACTTGTGAATGTTATTTCTAGTTTATCTACGCTATGCACATAAAGCTAGTGAAGCTTAAGCTGATTGCATTTCTAATTAAGATGGCATTGTTCAAATACTAGGTGTATTTAGAAAAGTTGTACTAGAATCCATTTTCCTATTGGCTAATGATGCTTTTCAAAAacaacccacccaccccccaaaaaGTGGATTTGTATTTTTACTTTGAAGACCTGCTCAATTAGAGAATGCTTTCTCATTGAAATTACCCAAATGAAACTGAGAAATTAAGATCTTGGAGGCAATAATGCAAATACACCTGAAATGTCATCTGCCTTTTGTTTGCCATGGTTTGTGTTACTAATCTTCTAAAGATTCAATGTTGTCTTAATCTTTTGTGCTTACCAATAAATGTTTTTATACTTGAGACAGGATGTTAAAGAAAATCGTGGTTTAATGTTTATAGGAAAAGATGGAAATCAGGTGatcatagaagaaaaaaatagcagtgaaTGCAGGAGATCAGAGCCCTGAGGAATCACAACAGTCAAATGTGggtttttctttgatttcaaCAGGGCGAAACCAGCTGATACTGAATCAATGGACAGGCCCGTTGGTGAAAAACGCTATGAGCCAATCCCTCCGGTTACaactcctcctcctgctccttcagtCCAGTATACGCAACCTCAGTCGATTAACAGTCCTGTTCTGTCTCTCCCAGCACATCACAAGCCTGCCCTTTCTGAAGGTGAGCAGTTGGGAAACTAACCTGTCTCAGGCAGGAGCAAGTGTCACTTGTCAGGTGCTTGTGTGGTTGCTTCAGCAAGTCTACACTGGTAACTGTGCTGTTTTCTAATTGAAAGTTAGAATAATTATtactgaaaacagctttttacTATAGTGAGATTGAATTTTGTGAAATGATTTAGTGATCCTGTCTGAGACTGTAACATCCAGGTGTCACTACAACTGTCTGTTTCTTATCTAGTGGTCTCAGCAAAGATGAAGTAAAATTTCCAGTACTTAGGAATATACCTCTCTCTCTTTGGGCCGGAATCCTTTGGGCACTAGTAGTAGCTATAGACAAACAAGTGGTTTTCCCTTTTACACTGAGAGGATTGCGTGGTCCAACTGAATTTTTCAGCTTGCAAGTGTGTAATAGTGTTTTAATACTGGTTTTCTggaggttggttttttttcatggtgtAAATCagtctaacttttttttttggtatgtcATACCGTTGTATCCAAGGTATCGATTTAATAAAATGTAGATAACTTGCTTGAACATACAAAACACAGTAGAAGGACAGTCTAAGAGCTAAACTTGAACCCATATGTATTGCATCTGGTAGGTTAAGAATTGGCTAAAATGTATTCTTATGCCATAGTGAATGTGACTGGAAATCACTGGTTACTGATGAATCTGGTGTTTGTATTTGTGTTGCAGTTAACTCTGTATCTGACCCTCCTCCACCTCAGAATAAGCCAGCAATGTTCAGATCCTCCAGAGAGGACACTGTGCAGTCCACTTACTACCCTCAGAAAAGCTTCCCTGACAAAGGCCCCGTTAATGGAACTGAACAGATTCAGAAAACGGTCACTCCTTCTTATAACCGCTTTACGACAAAACCTTACACCAGTGCTGCAAGGCCCTTTGAGCGCAAGTTTGAAAGCCCGAAATTCAACCATAATCTCTTGCCAAATGAAGCTCAGCATAAACCAGAGTTGCCATCAAAATCTCCAAATTCTCCTCAACCGATTTTGAAAGCACACAGCTCGTCGCAGCCTCCTGAGTTTGATAGTGGAATGGATACCTTTGCTGTACAGGTCGACAAGCCTAAATACCAACCAAATAATGTTAATGCTGTGCCTAAAGCTATTCCCGTAAGgtaagctgctgctttttgtctttctgttagCTCATGTTTAGGAGCGTGTCTGTGAAACTTGTGAAAAATagtgtgggggttttgttttgctatgCTTCCAATTTTGGTTAATGTTACAGTTGAAAGATTGATACTACGAATCTAAAATTCTGCCACACAGCACTGAAGAGCATTTGAATAGATACTTAAAAGTACGTCCTGTGTCCCTGCACTATCTTGCATCCTGTTATTAGAAAGTGGCACAGGTTTTATTTCCTGGTTTTCGTACTATAATTAGAAATCTTCTAGTAGATAGTCATCATTTGTCTTCTCAGTGTCTTTCTAGAAGATGGAATTAATTTCTGAGAATAGTTGTTGTAACAAATTGTGTTCATTCTGTGTGCTTAGAGAGAATCCTCATGGTaaagtgtgttttaaaatatttgtagaaagagtAATTTTAGCAGTCTCGTATAGGTTCTCTTTGCTACGAGATAAAAAAACTGCTTTAAAGCAGCTTGAGCTTGCCTAATGTGCTTTAGGTGTAAGAACAATGTCAGGAACAACAGAGTATTACAATCTTGAGCAATTTACTGActtgtaaatttttttcactAATATTTGCAGAAGTGTTCTGTTACTCTTcgatttaaaaataatgtgtgaACCAGAGTAGAAATCATCCTACTTAAGCACCTGATAAATGTTTTGATTCTGTAGTTCAGTGGACTGCtagaaattttgaaattattggTTCTTTAATTGAAATTCTTTAGAAATTGATCTGAAATCTACTCAAACAAGCTATTTCATAATGTTCTGTGTTGTTCTTTAATTATATGCAGGcatcctgaaaaaaatagtGTGGTGGATTGTTTTTGTTACGGTTTTTTTACAGGCTTTGATTTCAATATATATCTGACTAAAGAGGTTCATTGGGTCTTGAACAAGAATTATTATTCCTTATGGAGTtctaggaggaaaaagaaacttaCAGATGTTAATTACACATAGTTGTACTAAGCTGAATTATGTAGCTGGGGCAAGCTCTTGACAATACAAGATGCAAGTGGTCCAAAATCTTGCTTTAAGTACTCTTTCAACATTTTTAGAGTTTAGGGTGTTTTTGTGAAAATGTTCTCATAGCAGAACTTGAACTATGTTGGTCTTGGCTATTTGGCACCATCAAATGTGGGACGCTTAAGGTTGTCATAAAATCAGTGGTAGCTTCCTCTAAGCTGTGCTTTGCTAAAATGTTAGAGGGAAGTATGCCACTGACATTGAGGAAGGAAATATTGATTAAACTGCTAGGCTTTCTCTCTTACATACAGCCCTTCAGCACTtgaggacgaggaggaagaaGATGGACACACTGTTGTAGCCACAGCAAGAGGCGTATTTAACAGCAACGGTGGCGTATTGAGCTCCATAGAGACTGGAGTTAGTATTATTATACCCCAGGGAGCCATTCCAGAAGGAATAGAGCAAGAAATCTATTTCAAAGTCTGCAGAGACAACAGTATACTTCCACCTTTGGACAAAGAGAAAGGTGAGAGCTGGCACTGTatgcttttctgttatttcataCCGTTCTTGTCTACCAGCAGTAAAATTGAATATGAAAATACTGTAATAGGCTTCAATAtaacatatatttttgtatgaAGATACTGTACATCTCACAAAAAGTATAAGGGAGGTGATACTCTGCTTAATATGGAAAATTGCAAGCAAGATAAAGGCCCTGAATTACAACTTGAGAATATACAACTTGTAGACTTAAGTACTGATTTCAAACACACCTAGTGCACACCCccccaaggaaaacaaacaaacaaacaaaaaaacccgcCCAAATTATTTAGTCATCAAACTTGTTTACCTTTTTCATTTTGAGATTGTGAGATGTTCCACTGAAAATTCACTTGAGTGCTCTGAAAGAAACTATGAGGAATAGTCTTGCCAAGtgtttttctttactgacagatcAAAATGCTCGTGTTTTTCTCTAAAACTAAGTTGTGGGTTAACTCTGCAATGAAATTATGTAATAGTTCGAACTAAAGGGCGATCagtaaggtttttttctttctcttaactACAGGTGAAACACTTCTTAGCCCCTTGGTAATGTGTGGGCCTCATGGACTAAAATTCCTGAAGCCAGTGGAGCTGCGCCTGCCACATTGTGCGTCTATGACCCCTGATGGTTGGTCTTTTGCTCTAAAATCCTCCGACTCCTCGTCGGGTATGCTGTCCTCCCTCTGTCCTTTTGGGGCTTTTGGGTGCTATCGTATAATTTAAGTTAATTCGGCTAAGGGTGTTGCTGTGTAATATTAAGAACTCAATCATTGTATTTGTGTCAAACTCTCCATTTCACTTTCATTACAAATGTCTTACATTTACTCATGGTGCAAATTCATAGCTAAAACCATGATAGTGGAAAAAGAGTATTCTCTCTAGTCTGTTAAATATTACCGTATTTTTCTATTGTCTTCTTTCTTGAGGACTGCTACAGCTGAATACACTTGAAATGGTAGTCGCACTAAAACCGAGAGGAAATGATCATGTACCTCTGATTGGCCTTTGTAACATAACTGGTGTTTGTCTGTTGCTTAATTAACCATATAGGACTCTGGCAAATCTTAACAATCTGCATGCTCATAAATCATGATTTAATGCTTGTTAACTGTTTCCATGTGTGCAAGTTGATGCTAACAGTTGGGTCATTTAAAAAACTATAGCGTTCAG
It contains:
- the TJP1 gene encoding tight junction protein ZO-1 isoform X10, producing the protein MFGRTAKSWFYNCSKSTKRQNENKNKWLSEIPSNQREKILEELDVNKVLSYLVYKRVFSLEEYKDIWSQESYMKRTEYFLDKLLLKGPSAFSAFCSILEEVCPNLLTCFLLSYEDRMHRRFPALSEQTKLRVVSEMELHETCQMWDQEGSPPAEEQLNRSFNKYRVTPSSENPNGATCSVSQGKPSLRRIKGRIHRSKSLDSIDFCEFTSTTMEETAIWEQHTVTLHRAPGFGFGIAISGGRDNPHFQSGETSIVISDVLKGGPAEGLLQENDRVAMVNGVSMDNVEHAFAVQQLRKSGKNAKITIRRMKKIQIPVARPEPEPVSENEDDSYDEEIRDPRSSRGGPSANRRHEKSWVRDRSASRERSLSPRSDRRSVTSSQPAKPTKVTLVKSRKNEEYGLRLASHIFVKEISQDSLAARDGNIQEGDVVLKINGTVTENMSLADAKTLIERSKGKLKMVVQRDERATLLNVPDLSDSIHSANASERDDISEIQSLASDHSNRSHDRPRRSRSRSPDQRSEPSDHSRHSPQQPSNGSLRSREDERTTKPGAVSTPVKNADDISKTVEEVAVERTEKQTPPLPEPKPVYAQGGQPDVDLPVSPSDGPLPNSTHEDGMLRPSMKLVKFRKGDSVGLRLAGGNDVGIFVAGVLEDSPAAKEGLEEGDQILRVNNVDFTNIIREEAVLFLLDLPKGEEVTILAQKKKDVYRRIVESDVGDSFYIRTHFEYEKESPYGLSFNKGEVFRVVDTLYNGKLGSWLAIRIGKNHKEVERGIIPNKNRAEQLASVQYTLPKTAGGDRADFWRFRGLRSSKRNLRKSREDLSAQPVQTKFPAYERVVLREAGFLRPVTIFGPIADVAREKLAREEPDIFQIAKSEPRDAGTDQRSSGIIRLHTIKQIIDRDKHALLDVTPNAVDRLNYAQWYPIVVFLNPDSKQGVKTMRMRLCPESRKSARKLYERAHKLRKNNHHLFTTTINLNSMNDGWYGALKEAIQQQQNQLVWVSEGKADGATSDDLDLHDDRLSYLSAPGSEYSMYSTDSRHTSDYEDTDTEGGAYTDQELDETLNDEVGTPPESAITRSSEPVREDSSGMHHETQTYPTYASQAQPQPNLRIDSSGFKTTTSQPVFRKDPYINEEASRQTYVLKQGAINHPVQRQERDPNLIYESQAQYAEKQPSRDYEQSAYRYDSTNYVDQFSRGYDPRLHYDDRVPPYEEHWAYYDEKQPYNQTRTAYENQPPRDLDSRQNIEESTERSYYPAQPRFEEPPPMSYDSRPRYEHAPKNFSLPQVRYEDQHTVGYDAHGRYKQETQPYQSAISRSPEPKQYFDPHIRGYEQGPPQAYNAKPGQYEPSHSTSSVSLPPPPSSQTKPEVLPSNSKPLPTPPSLAEEEEDPAMKPQSVRSRVKIFERRRSPSLEKIKDPSDTPSVKPPELAPKPVLTSVGGPKPTSQSQYEHDKTSYRAPEPQRPQVKPPEDIVRSNHYDPEEDEEYYRKQLSYFDRRSFENKPSAQVPASHHSEPTKPIHSQNQLNFTNYSKAKPADTESMDRPVGEKRYEPIPPVTTPPPAPSVQYTQPQSINSPVLSLPAHHKPALSEVNSVSDPPPPQNKPAMFRSSREDTVQSTYYPQKSFPDKGPVNGTEQIQKTVTPSYNRFTTKPYTSAARPFERKFESPKFNHNLLPNEAQHKPELPSKSPNSPQPILKAHSSSQPPEFDSGMDTFAVQVDKPKYQPNNVNAVPKAIPVSPSALEDEEEEDGHTVVATARGVFNSNGGVLSSIETGVSIIIPQGAIPEGIEQEIYFKVCRDNSILPPLDKEKGETLLSPLVMCGPHGLKFLKPVELRLPHCDPKTWQNKSLPGDPNYLVGANCVSVLIDHF